The following proteins are co-located in the Spea bombifrons isolate aSpeBom1 chromosome 3, aSpeBom1.2.pri, whole genome shotgun sequence genome:
- the FAM167A gene encoding protein FAM167A: MSLPKIEIEDTEDKADSNSVLQADDHLRSLKALTEKLRLETRRPSYLEWRAKLEDQPWKNPKPPEEETATEELKTSEETCSTSKMEDVEESEGVPEEKTFTPGKMHGFDNIDEALNWLRKELTEMRLQDQQLARQLMRLRSDINKLKIEQTCHLHRRMLNDATFELEERDELSDLLCDFPLMSSFGLSTPLKLIGVTKMNINTRRFSLC; this comes from the exons ATGTCATTACCAAAAATAGAAATCGAGGACACGGAGGATAAAGCTGATAGTAACTCCGTTCTTCAGGCTGATGACCACCTGAGGAGCCTGAAGGCCTTGACAGAGAAGTTAAGATTGGAAACGCGGAGACCTTCCTACTTGGAATGGAGAGCCAAGCTTGAAGACCAACCATGGAAGAACCCAAAGCCTCCAGAGGAGGAAACGGCAACGGAAGAATTAAAAACTAGCGAGGAGACGTGTTCTACATCCAAGATGGAAGACGTCGAGGAAAGCGAAGGCGTTCCAGAGGAGAAGACCTTTACTCCAGGGAAAATGCATGGATTCGATAACATTGACGAGGCGCTAAACTGGCTCAGGAAGGAACTG acaGAAATGCGCCTCCAGGACCAGCAGCTGGCCAGGCAACTGATGAGGCTACGCAGCGACATAAATAAACTGAAGATTGAGCAGACGTGCCACCTTCACCGCCGCATGCTGAACGACGCCACCTTCGAGCTGGAGGAGAGGGACGAGCTCTCCGACCTGCTCTGTGACTTCCCTCTCATGTCCTCGTTCGGCCTGTCCACCCCGCTGAAACTGATCGGGGTCACCAAAATGAACATCAACACCAGGCGCTTCTCCCTGTGTTAG